The DNA window TTGGCGTATAGCAGCTTTTCCTGGGTCAACCAAATCCGGTAAGCTCTAGGGCGTAGGTGCGATAGGGCGATCATGAGTCAGCTAAAAATACTATGCCTGAGTAATGGCCATGGCGAAGATGCGATCGCCCTACGGATTCTCCAATCTCTCCAGCAGCATCCCGCTGCTCCCCAAGTGTCTGCCCTGCCGATTGTTGGCGTGGGGCATGTCTATCGCCAGCACAATATCCCCCTAGTGGGCCCTGCGAAGCAACTGCCCTCCGGCGGCTTCATCTATATGGATCGGCGGCAGCTGGCCCGAGATGTGCGGGGAGGGCTTCTGAAGCTCACTTGGGAGCAACTGCAGGTGACCCGGCAATGGGCGAAAAAAGGCGGCGTTATTTTAGCCGTGGGCGATATTGTGCCGCTGCTGTTTGCCTGGCTGAGTGGCGCACCCTATGCCTTTGTAGGCACCGCCAAATCGGAGTATTACCTCCAGGATGAAGCTGGCCGGCTGCCGCGCTCATCGTGGTTTGAATCCTTGGAGGGCTGTTTCGGCTCTGTCTATCTACCTTGGGAACGTTGGATGATGAAGCATCGCCGATGTCGGGGTGTTTTCCCTCGCGATCGCATCACCACCCAGGTGCTCCAACAGTGGGATATTCCAGCCTTCGACTTAGGCAATCCCATGATGGATGGCCTAGATGCTACATCGACCCTGCCGATATCCAGTGGTGAAAGCGATCGCACCCTAACCATCACCCTACTGCCCGGTTCACGCATACCGGAAGCCTATGAGAACTGGCAAAAAATAACCGAGATGGTGCAGGTGCTGACCACCCGGCTGTGGCAGCGATCGCTGTTGTTTTTGGGGGCGATCGCTCCTAGCCTTGACCTAGATGAGCTGCAAAAAACGCTCATCGCCCAAGGTTGGCAACTTCAGTCCCATCCTGCGAACTATCGACTCTATACTCAGCGCAAAGCTCAGCTGATTCTCACCCAGAGTGGCTTTGCTGACTGTCTCCATGCGGGGGATTTAGCGATCGCCATGGCCGGCACCGCCACCGAACAGTTTATTGGTCTAGGGAAACCGGCTCTCACCCTAGCGGGCAAAGGGCCGCAGTTTACTCCTGCCTTTGCCGAAGCTCAGACCCGTCTTCTCGGCCCTTCTGCTATTTTGCTCAAAGAACCCCAGCAAGCGCTGACGGTGATCGATCAGCTGCTCAATGATCCCGATCGCCTACAGTTGATTAGCGAAAATGGTAAGCGCCGCATGGGAACGCCCGGAGCTGCCCAGCGCATCGCCCAAGGAATCGTGCAATGCTTTCAATCCTCACCAAAAAGTTGATTGGATGGGTGATGGACTGCCGACCCAAATCCAAGCTCAGAGTGTGGGTTGCTCTTGCGGGCAGCATGATGGATTAATGATTTACGAGATGCTGCGTTACGGCTTCGCCTAACAGTGCCCTACGACTAAACCTGTTTCACCAACAGGCCTGGCTCAGTTTGAATTGGCAACACATCCAGGGTATCGAGTTGGGCACAATACTTGAGGTCTTCCATGCCATCGAGGCGCAGCAGCCGGTGGCCATGACTGGCGGCCGAGAGCAGATCTAGGAGGCGACTCTGCCATTGCTCATAGAGAGCCAAGGCAGCGATCGCTTCATCATTGCCTGTGATCACATGCTCTGTGTCCATCAACTGGCGCAGGTGGTGTAGTACTGCCCCCGCACAGACCGTATCTTCGAGAGAATAGCTGCCCTCCCAGCCAGAACCCACCAGCCAAACGGTTTCCGGCCGATGACGGTGTAGATAGTGGGACACGGTTGCCCGGTTCACCAAGGCGGCGGTCAACACCGTCTGGGCTGATTGAATCCGTTCGAGGCAGCGCGTGCCGTTGGTAGTGCTCAGAAACAATCGCCGTCCCGTGACTCGATCCACGGTGCAATCCAGAGGAGAGTTGCCAAGGTCGCAGCCCTGCACCTTCGCACCACCTCGCTCCCCTGCTCGCAGCCGTTTCTCAACGGGCCAGGCCTCGCTTGCCTGCATGAGTTGCTCAATACTGCTGAAGGCTTGTACAGCCTCAGCACCAGCCTCTAGGGCTGTAGCCACCGTTGTTGTGGCTCGCAGCACATCAATAGCGATCGCACAATCTGGACGAGTATCGGTGGGCGTTTGTTCAGGCGTATGGAAAACAAATAGCTTCACGAAAGGGCTGCACCTTTAACTGCGTAAACCGACAATCAACATTCTAGGGGGTATTGGATCCGTTTTATCAGCTAATCTCTATGGGTCTACCCCTAAGGATCCCCCTAGTTACGATTGCCCTAAAGCTCAGTTATGATCGCGATCTGCTAGCGCCTAGGTATAATTCACCCACGCTTGGATCGTTGAGCAACTGTGAACCGGGGCCCTCGACGCGATCGCGCCCCGTATCTAGAACATAGCCTCGATGGGACATTTCCAGGGCGCGACGGGCATTTTGTTCAACTAACACGATCGCCATTCCGCCTTGGTTAATCTGTCGGATGCGATCGAAAATGGTGGTGACTAACTGCGGAGACAGAGCTGCCGAAGGTTCATCCAGCAGCATCAAGCGCGGTTCCAGCATCAGGGCCCGCCCCATGGCGAGTTGCTGCCGTTCTCCACCGGACAGGGTGCCAGCTCGTTGCTTGCGTCGTTCTGCCAGCACGGGAAACATGTCAAAAATCTTTTGCTTGAGCTCCTTGGGTGGCGTATCGCGAATAAATGCTCCCATGTCTAGGTTTTCTTCAATGGTCAACGATGGAAACACATTCGAGATCTGCGGCACGTAGCACATTCCCCGCTCGACAATCTGGTTAGGCTTCAGCCCCAAAATAGATTCTCGACGAAACAGGATCTTGCCGCGATGGGGCGTCAACAGCCCAAAAATAGCTTTCGCCAGCGTAGACTTACCGGCTCCGTTGGGGCCAATCACCGCCACCAACTCACCCGGATAGACCTTAAAGTTAATGCCTTGAAGAATATCTAGATCTTTGACATACCCAGCATGAACCGCTTCAACCTGGAGCAAGGGAACAGCATCTGTCATTATGTGCAACCCGGTGGCTTACCGTTGTCGTTGGGACTCTATTCGTATGCCGGGGTAAATGGATCATTCACCCCGACCCAATTCACCACGGATGTAGCAGATTGTACCCGACAGCTCTAGGTCGGTGTTTTTTGTAGTTCTGGGCGTTCTTCTGGCAAGATGGCTCCCTCCACAGGACAGACCTGCACGCAGATGCCGCAGTCAATGCAGGTGGAGAAATCAATCCAGTACCAGTCGGTACCTTTTTCATTTTTGCCGGGCCCGTCGTGGATGCAGGCGACTGGGCAGGCATCTACACAGTCAGCAACGCCTTCACAAACGTTCGTCACAATGGTATGTGGCATAGTGGTTTCCTCAACAGCCCTGTCAACATTAGGTCATTAGCTAGTGTAACGCTTACCGCCGTGGCGCTTGAGTTCTGGCAAGGATGGACGTCGCTGGCTTCGACTCTGCTGGCTTCGACGTCGCTCAGCCAGCAGAGTTGGTGGTGGGACATCTCCGGAAGGGAGAAAGTCAGAATCCAGTTGTTGCTTCCTGAGCGAAGTTGTTGGCCGCTGCAGAGGGGCTAGGGAACAGTGGGGAACCGCTACCAGTAACGTTCCGCCGCAGAGGTCTAGGCTAATTGCTCAACCGTCAGGTCGCCGGCGGCATTGATCCAGGCAATTTGTTCAATGTGCTGTTGACGGGCATAGGCGCGCACGGCCTCCGGACTACCTCGATCCATGAGATCCACTTCCACTCGCTGTGGTTCATCGGGCGTACTCTCGTCACGGATTGTCTGGGCATGGGTGAACGCCGTCGCATAGGCAGCAGGGGATTGGGGCACCACCAGCCAATGGCTAGCGGGAATCTCCAAGGGCAAGCGATCGTTGGTGAGCATGACATGGTGTAGGTCTTCGATATTCAGGGAAAAACCTACGCCTGGAGCGCTATCGCCTTGGGGATGGTACAACCCCAGCAGTTGGTCGTAGCGGCCCCCTTGCCCCAAGATGCGCTGACCTGACTCACCCCAGTTCACCGCCTCAAAGACAATGCCGGTGTAATAGTCGAAGGTTTGCATGAGGCTAAGATCTAAAATCAGCGACGGATGGGCCTGATCAGGCTGAGCCTGGAAGCTATCCTGCAGCAGGTCTACCAAAACCTTGAGGTTCTCAATAATTCGGCGCTGATCATCCTCTAGGTCAAGCTGGGATACGGTTTGCAAGACGTCTGCTGGCTTGCCCCGTAGATCTAACAGCAACAGAGCGCGATCGCGGAGCTCGTCTGACAGGGGCAGCGCTTCTAGGGCCATGCGATCTAAATGAGCGATCGCCCGCCGCACGTCTGACCGTAGGCGTTCTGGAAACACCGATAGGAGCGATCGGCTCAGCCCCGCTTCTCCAATTAACAAATGCCACTGCTGCATACCCAGCTTACGCATACAGTCTGACAGCAGCAGCAGCACCTCTGCATCAGCTCCTACCCCATCCTGTCCCAGCAACTCAACCCCAGCCTGGAAAAACTCCTGCTGACGGTTGTAGCTGGAGGCCGACGGTCGCCGAAAGACATTGGCGTTGTAGTACAAACGATAGGGGAAGGTCATGCCGGCCATGCGGGTCACCGCTGCTCGGGCAATGGACGCCGTGAATTCTGGACGCAGACCCAGCCCTTGCTCCTCCGCACCTTGGACTTGAATCACCGTGGATTGATCGATCGCTCCCCCAGCCATCAGCGTATCTAGGCGCTCTAGGGTTGAGGTAATGATGCGATGGTAGCCCCACTGATGAAAGACCTGCTGCAGCCGTGCCTCAATCCAAACCTTTTGGGCCACGTCCAGCGGAAATAGATCCCTGGCTCCAACGGGAGGTTGATAAGTCATTAACCGTTACACCAATTCCTAACAATCAAACGCCAAACGACAAAGGGCATGTGGTAATCGTTGCTGAATGCATCGAACGCGATCGCCCCTAGCCCAGCCCCATTCTCGTCACGCACCTAAACCGTCGTGACCATAGGGGAGAACTCTATCGTTCACCTGTGCCACACTATTCTCTCAGAGGATTGAGCAGATCCTCTGCCCCCAGGCGACCGAATGGGTGATCAGACCCTGGGTCATATTGAGTCTGCAACATGTTGCTACATCATGAAGACGCCTCAACGTTCCTCGCCCTCTGGGAAAGGGATTGAGGGTGAGGGCAGTATGCGGGTCATTCAAGACTTGGCATAACTCAGCTATTTTTTGCGTCCGCCAAAGAGCCCAAACAAGCCACCCTTGGACGATGTATCTTTACCCGATGCGGCGCGCTTACTTCCTGTAGCCTTAGTGCCCGATTGAGAGGCATTGCCGGATTGCTCCACCATGCGCCGCCCAGCCCCAGCAATTTCGTCGTTGGGGTTAATCTCTAGGGCTTTATCAAAGTGAATGCGGGCCATCTTTGCCTGCTTGGTTTTGATATAAATCATGCCCATGCGGCTGTGGCAATTGGAATTTTTGGGGTTGAGCTTCAGGGCTTCCCGCAGTTCCAAAATGGCTTTGGCGTAGTTTTGCTGCTTTTCAAACTCCTCAGACCGGCGGATGAAGCTATCCACGAGGGAATCTTTCGTAGGTGGCGGCGCAGCCGGACGGGATGCTGGTTTTGCTGCTGGGGCTGAGCTGGATGCGGAGGATTGCTCGTCTGGGCGGGCAGCGGTGCGGAGCGCGCCATTGTCTTGCCCTGCCGTGCGCATGAGGTAGACCAAGTTGAGTTCGCTAAT is part of the Candidatus Obscuribacterales bacterium genome and encodes:
- a CDS encoding 2-phosphosulfolactate phosphatase family protein — protein: MKLFVFHTPEQTPTDTRPDCAIAIDVLRATTTVATALEAGAEAVQAFSSIEQLMQASEAWPVEKRLRAGERGGAKVQGCDLGNSPLDCTVDRVTGRRLFLSTTNGTRCLERIQSAQTVLTAALVNRATVSHYLHRHRPETVWLVGSGWEGSYSLEDTVCAGAVLHHLRQLMDTEHVITGNDEAIAALALYEQWQSRLLDLLSAASHGHRLLRLDGMEDLKYCAQLDTLDVLPIQTEPGLLVKQV
- a CDS encoding ABC transporter ATP-binding protein; translated protein: MTDAVPLLQVEAVHAGYVKDLDILQGINFKVYPGELVAVIGPNGAGKSTLAKAIFGLLTPHRGKILFRRESILGLKPNQIVERGMCYVPQISNVFPSLTIEENLDMGAFIRDTPPKELKQKIFDMFPVLAERRKQRAGTLSGGERQQLAMGRALMLEPRLMLLDEPSAALSPQLVTTIFDRIRQINQGGMAIVLVEQNARRALEMSHRGYVLDTGRDRVEGPGSQLLNDPSVGELYLGASRSRS
- a CDS encoding ATP phosphoribosyltransferase regulatory subunit — protein: MTYQPPVGARDLFPLDVAQKVWIEARLQQVFHQWGYHRIITSTLERLDTLMAGGAIDQSTVIQVQGAEEQGLGLRPEFTASIARAAVTRMAGMTFPYRLYYNANVFRRPSASSYNRQQEFFQAGVELLGQDGVGADAEVLLLLSDCMRKLGMQQWHLLIGEAGLSRSLLSVFPERLRSDVRRAIAHLDRMALEALPLSDELRDRALLLLDLRGKPADVLQTVSQLDLEDDQRRIIENLKVLVDLLQDSFQAQPDQAHPSLILDLSLMQTFDYYTGIVFEAVNWGESGQRILGQGGRYDQLLGLYHPQGDSAPGVGFSLNIEDLHHVMLTNDRLPLEIPASHWLVVPQSPAAYATAFTHAQTIRDESTPDEPQRVEVDLMDRGSPEAVRAYARQQHIEQIAWINAAGDLTVEQLA
- a CDS encoding lipid-A-disaccharide synthase-related protein, with the translated sequence MSQLKILCLSNGHGEDAIALRILQSLQQHPAAPQVSALPIVGVGHVYRQHNIPLVGPAKQLPSGGFIYMDRRQLARDVRGGLLKLTWEQLQVTRQWAKKGGVILAVGDIVPLLFAWLSGAPYAFVGTAKSEYYLQDEAGRLPRSSWFESLEGCFGSVYLPWERWMMKHRRCRGVFPRDRITTQVLQQWDIPAFDLGNPMMDGLDATSTLPISSGESDRTLTITLLPGSRIPEAYENWQKITEMVQVLTTRLWQRSLLFLGAIAPSLDLDELQKTLIAQGWQLQSHPANYRLYTQRKAQLILTQSGFADCLHAGDLAIAMAGTATEQFIGLGKPALTLAGKGPQFTPAFAEAQTRLLGPSAILLKEPQQALTVIDQLLNDPDRLQLISENGKRRMGTPGAAQRIAQGIVQCFQSSPKS
- a CDS encoding tetratricopeptide repeat protein — protein: HQIILKLKGQQAQRQQETIVLSTDRARQLAAASNTSGDYQQALKELVEHQYQALEQTPEVIGRISELNLVYLMRTAGQDNGALRTAARPDEQSSASSSAPAAKPASRPAAPPPTKDSLVDSFIRRSEEFEKQQNYAKAILELREALKLNPKNSNCHSRMGMIYIKTKQAKMARIHFDKALEINPNDEIAGAGRRMVEQSGNASQSGTKATGSKRAASGKDTSSKGGLFGLFGGRKK
- a CDS encoding ferredoxin family protein, yielding MPHTIVTNVCEGVADCVDACPVACIHDGPGKNEKGTDWYWIDFSTCIDCGICVQVCPVEGAILPEERPELQKTPT